In Psychrobacter immobilis, a single genomic region encodes these proteins:
- a CDS encoding prepilin peptidase, which translates to MQFIELLQDNMPIALGIFGLLGLCVGSFLNVVIHRIPLMMVYSWRQECSQFMSEQADMPRGHTLPLTNIVAADQPITLSRPASRCPHCAHKIKWYENIPLISWLILRGRCSECKAAIGLRYPLVELATALLSMLVIYQFDVTAAGLSALILVWTLVALTGIDFDTQLLPDRLTFPLAGLGLAVNSQGWFVSPTQSIWGLLLGFLSLWIVVKIFYLITKKHGMGQGDFKLLAVLGAWLGPMMLPLIILLSSLLGSIVGIILMKKQGESKPFAFGPYIAIAGIVALLYGSDIVNWYLGMYTY; encoded by the coding sequence ATGCAATTTATAGAGTTATTACAAGACAATATGCCTATCGCTTTAGGCATATTCGGCCTGCTAGGTCTTTGCGTTGGCAGTTTTTTAAATGTGGTGATTCACCGTATTCCGCTGATGATGGTTTATAGCTGGCGACAAGAGTGCAGCCAGTTTATGTCAGAACAAGCAGATATGCCTCGCGGACACACTCTGCCCCTAACAAATATCGTAGCGGCTGACCAGCCGATTACTTTGAGTCGACCAGCCTCACGCTGCCCTCATTGCGCCCACAAAATAAAGTGGTACGAAAACATACCGTTAATTAGCTGGTTAATACTACGTGGCCGTTGCTCAGAATGTAAAGCAGCGATTGGACTGCGTTATCCACTGGTTGAGCTAGCAACAGCCCTACTATCAATGTTAGTGATTTATCAGTTTGACGTAACTGCAGCTGGCTTGTCAGCCCTGATTTTGGTATGGACGCTGGTTGCATTAACCGGTATTGATTTTGATACCCAATTACTGCCTGATCGCTTGACCTTTCCATTAGCGGGTTTAGGATTAGCAGTGAATTCACAAGGCTGGTTTGTCTCACCTACCCAGTCAATTTGGGGCTTATTGCTAGGGTTTTTGTCATTGTGGATAGTGGTTAAGATATTTTATCTAATCACTAAAAAGCATGGTATGGGGCAGGGAGATTTCAAATTATTGGCAGTATTAGGTGCTTGGCTTGGGCCCATGATGTTGCCATTGATTATTTTATTGTCTTCTCTATTAGGCTCAATTGTTGGGATTATTTTGATGAAGAAGCAGGGTGAAAGCAAGCCGTTTGCCTTTGGTCCTTATATCGCTATCGCTGGTATTGTTGCTTTATTATATGGCTCAGATATCGTCAACTGGTATCTCGGCATGTATACTTACTAA
- a CDS encoding type II secretion system F family protein, translating to MAKAKTDVLLDFVYDGVNRRGQKVKGETTSRSLELAKATLRKQGISVKGIKKKPKPLYTFKKSIKPIDIAIFARQLATMMKAGVPLTQSFEIVADSLDNPSMKDLVLQIKYDIEAGGTFASALRKHPRYFDDLFCSLVDSGEQSGALETMLERVATYKEKSELLKAKIKKAMKYPIAVVVVAIIVTMILLIKVVPVFSELFGSFGADLPAFTQMVVNMSEWMQVWWFILVVIIGGAIIGFSEAKKRSKKFRDFLDRAVLKAPIFGNIAYQAVIARFSRTLSTTFAAGVPLIDALESTAGAANNVVFYNAIQQIKNDVSTGQQLQFSIRSTNLFPSLAIQMVGIGEESGSLEEMLDKVAVYYENEVDNAVDGLTSLMEPLIMAVLGVLVGGLVIAMYLPIFQMGSVVG from the coding sequence ATGGCAAAAGCGAAGACCGACGTGCTGTTAGACTTTGTCTATGATGGGGTGAATCGACGCGGACAAAAAGTGAAGGGAGAGACCACCAGCCGTAGTTTAGAGTTAGCAAAAGCAACTTTACGCAAACAAGGTATCAGCGTTAAAGGTATCAAGAAAAAACCAAAGCCACTTTACACTTTCAAAAAATCCATCAAACCTATCGATATTGCCATTTTTGCCCGTCAATTAGCGACTATGATGAAAGCGGGTGTGCCATTGACTCAATCCTTTGAGATTGTTGCTGACTCACTTGACAATCCAAGTATGAAAGACTTGGTATTACAAATAAAATATGACATTGAAGCGGGTGGGACTTTTGCTTCAGCATTGCGTAAGCATCCCCGTTATTTTGACGACCTGTTTTGTTCACTTGTCGATTCTGGTGAGCAGTCTGGTGCACTGGAAACCATGCTTGAACGTGTTGCTACCTATAAAGAAAAAAGTGAATTACTTAAAGCCAAAATTAAAAAAGCAATGAAGTACCCTATCGCGGTTGTCGTTGTCGCTATTATTGTGACTATGATTTTGCTAATAAAGGTCGTGCCGGTATTTTCAGAATTATTTGGCTCATTTGGTGCAGATTTACCTGCATTTACCCAAATGGTTGTTAATATGTCTGAGTGGATGCAGGTATGGTGGTTCATTCTAGTTGTTATTATTGGTGGTGCCATTATTGGTTTTTCGGAGGCCAAAAAACGGTCTAAAAAATTCCGTGATTTTTTAGACCGTGCAGTATTAAAAGCACCAATATTTGGAAATATCGCTTATCAAGCGGTTATTGCCCGTTTTTCCCGCACACTATCGACTACCTTTGCTGCGGGCGTGCCGCTTATTGACGCTCTTGAATCTACTGCTGGTGCGGCAAATAATGTCGTATTTTATAACGCTATTCAGCAAATCAAAAATGATGTTTCTACTGGTCAACAGCTACAGTTTTCGATACGCTCAACCAACCTTTTCCCAAGTTTAGCCATTCAAATGGTCGGTATCGGTGAAGAATCCGGTAGTTTGGAAGAGATGTTAGATAAAGTTGCTGTCTATTATGAAAATGAAGTAGACAACGCCGTTGATGGATTGACCAGCTTAATGGAACCTTTAATCATGGCGGTGCTCGGTGTATTAGTTGGCGGCTTGGTGATTGCCATGTATTTACCAATATTCCAAATGGGCTCAGTAGTAGGCTAA
- the pilB gene encoding type IV-A pilus assembly ATPase PilB produces the protein MSITTSKYGGLAHQLISEGIVSEANMKIAQTESQQQQVGLVPYLVDNKLADAYHLAQMLSQAFGDPLFDLDALHVDVIPKDLVDEKIIRKFNALPLFKRGQRLFVALSDPTRVDAIDAIAFNSRLSIETIVVEEDKLKKRIESLYADAMQNFDSFSDSDLNVGFDEGEEEEGETKLSDGVEEAPVVKFVNKMLVDAIRMGASDLHFEPYEKTYRVRFRVDGVMQKMANPPVQLAGKIAARLKVMSQMDISERRVPQDGRIKLKISKDKAIDFRVSCLPTLFGEKLVLRILDPSSAMLGIEALGYEPDQKDMFLEALHKPQGMLLITGPTGSGKTVSLYTGINILNTGATNISTAEDPVEINLEGINQVNVNPKVGLTFANALKSFLRQDPDIVMVGEIRDLETAEIAIKAAQTGHMVLSTLHTNSAPETLTRLRNMGVASFNIATSVNLVIAQRLARRLCKNCKKPINIPKQSLLELGFTDADLDNPDNIIHEPVGCNECREGYKGRVGIYEVMKVSPDISRIIMEDGNAIDIKDAALKNGFRDLRRSGILKVLQGVTSIQEMMRVTSE, from the coding sequence ATGTCTATCACCACGAGCAAGTATGGTGGTTTAGCGCACCAGCTAATCAGCGAAGGTATCGTCAGCGAAGCGAATATGAAAATCGCGCAGACCGAATCGCAACAGCAACAAGTAGGACTAGTGCCCTACCTAGTCGACAATAAATTAGCAGATGCTTATCATCTTGCGCAGATGTTGTCACAAGCGTTTGGCGATCCTCTTTTCGATCTTGATGCTTTACATGTTGATGTCATTCCAAAAGACTTAGTAGATGAAAAAATCATTCGTAAATTTAATGCGTTGCCATTATTCAAACGAGGACAGCGTTTATTCGTCGCATTAAGTGATCCAACTCGTGTGGATGCAATTGACGCTATTGCTTTTAATTCACGGCTGTCTATTGAAACTATTGTCGTCGAAGAAGACAAGTTAAAAAAGCGTATTGAGAGTCTTTACGCTGATGCCATGCAAAATTTTGATAGCTTCTCTGATAGCGATTTAAATGTTGGCTTTGATGAAGGTGAAGAAGAGGAAGGCGAGACCAAGCTTAGTGATGGTGTCGAGGAAGCACCCGTTGTAAAATTTGTTAATAAAATGCTGGTTGATGCCATTCGTATGGGTGCCTCTGACTTGCACTTTGAACCCTATGAAAAAACCTATCGCGTTCGCTTTCGTGTCGATGGTGTGATGCAAAAAATGGCCAATCCACCCGTACAACTGGCTGGGAAAATTGCAGCCCGTTTAAAAGTCATGTCGCAGATGGATATTTCAGAGCGCCGTGTGCCACAAGATGGACGTATCAAGCTCAAGATATCTAAAGATAAAGCCATCGACTTTCGAGTAAGCTGTCTGCCTACCCTATTTGGCGAAAAACTTGTACTTCGTATTTTGGATCCTTCTTCAGCGATGTTGGGTATTGAAGCGCTCGGCTATGAACCTGATCAGAAAGATATGTTTTTAGAGGCACTGCATAAACCACAAGGTATGTTGCTTATCACGGGACCAACTGGTTCTGGTAAGACCGTGTCGCTTTATACTGGTATTAATATTTTAAATACTGGCGCGACCAACATATCCACTGCTGAAGATCCAGTGGAGATTAACTTGGAGGGGATCAATCAAGTCAACGTCAATCCAAAAGTGGGTCTAACTTTCGCAAATGCCCTCAAATCTTTTTTACGACAAGATCCTGATATTGTCATGGTCGGTGAGATTCGTGACCTTGAGACTGCTGAAATTGCAATTAAAGCAGCGCAAACAGGGCACATGGTGCTCTCAACCCTACATACCAACTCAGCACCTGAAACACTGACGCGGCTGCGGAACATGGGTGTGGCCTCCTTTAATATCGCGACTTCAGTAAACTTGGTTATCGCCCAGCGCTTAGCACGACGTTTGTGTAAAAACTGCAAAAAACCTATTAACATCCCTAAGCAAAGTCTGCTTGAGCTCGGCTTTACAGACGCTGATTTGGACAATCCAGACAATATCATTCACGAGCCAGTAGGTTGTAATGAATGCCGTGAAGGTTATAAAGGACGAGTCGGTATCTACGAAGTTATGAAAGTCAGCCCTGATATCTCACGCATCATTATGGAAGACGGTAACGCGATAGATATAAAAGACGCTGCACTTAAAAATGGCTTCCGAGACCTGCGTCGCTCTGGGATTTTAAAAGTCTTACAAGGCGTAACCAGTATTCAAGAAATGATGCGCGTCACTTCTGAATAA
- the secG gene encoding preprotein translocase subunit SecG, with product MFTFILALHIIVAIAMIGLILIQHGKGADAGASFGAGSSGTVFGAAGTANFLTRATAVLTVIFFITSMTLAVHARKQAEDQFRLDAPVSAPQTPRPLTQNPQ from the coding sequence ATGTTTACGTTTATATTAGCCCTGCATATTATCGTGGCGATTGCCATGATCGGCTTGATTTTGATACAGCATGGTAAAGGGGCAGACGCTGGAGCTTCTTTTGGCGCTGGCTCGTCAGGTACGGTCTTTGGTGCGGCAGGAACAGCGAACTTTTTAACGCGTGCGACAGCAGTATTAACAGTGATATTTTTTATCACCAGTATGACGCTAGCCGTTCACGCGCGCAAACAGGCTGAAGATCAGTTCCGTTTAGATGCACCTGTGTCAGCACCACAAACGCCGCGTCCATTGACACAGAATCCTCAATAA
- the tpiA gene encoding triose-phosphate isomerase, producing the protein MQAWVIGNWKQNPATSHDVDLLLNNLLTTIDAKEQADTERSNSRCQLMVAPSCIHLAAVSARLAGSSILSAAQDVSAHSASVGAYTGDCSAQQIADAGATWTILGHSERRQYHSESHDTLLQKVTHALTQGLGVVFCIGETQAQYDDKQTLDVIDTQLSVIKEVITTQPDLISSLSDRLIIAYEPVWAIGTGKVPTVSEVSQTHQHIKQTITGFAESLKIMSVLYGGSVNADNADSFAADPMIDGALVGGASLKVESFLAIANAFSRAKD; encoded by the coding sequence ATGCAAGCTTGGGTAATTGGTAATTGGAAACAAAATCCAGCAACGAGTCACGACGTCGATTTATTGTTGAATAATTTGTTGACTACGATTGATGCTAAAGAGCAAGCCGACACAGAACGGTCAAATAGTCGCTGTCAGTTGATGGTGGCACCAAGCTGTATTCATCTGGCAGCTGTCAGTGCGCGTTTAGCTGGTAGTTCGATATTGAGTGCAGCGCAGGACGTCAGTGCGCATAGTGCCAGTGTTGGCGCTTATACGGGTGATTGCTCAGCACAGCAAATAGCAGACGCTGGGGCAACTTGGACGATACTGGGTCATTCTGAGCGTCGCCAGTATCATAGCGAGTCTCACGATACGTTATTGCAGAAAGTGACTCACGCACTCACCCAAGGTTTGGGCGTGGTATTTTGTATTGGTGAAACTCAGGCTCAATATGATGATAAGCAAACCCTTGACGTAATTGACACTCAGTTATCAGTAATAAAAGAAGTAATTACTACCCAACCAGATCTCATATCATCACTATCTGATCGACTGATCATTGCTTATGAGCCAGTGTGGGCGATTGGTACTGGCAAAGTCCCAACCGTGAGCGAAGTCAGTCAAACGCATCAGCATATTAAGCAAACCATCACAGGCTTTGCAGAATCACTAAAGATAATGAGTGTGTTATATGGTGGTAGTGTCAATGCGGACAATGCCGATAGCTTCGCTGCAGATCCTATGATTGATGGGGCATTGGTTGGCGGCGCATCATTAAAGGTAGAGAGTTTTTTGGCAATTGCCAATGCCTTTAGTCGAGCTAAAGACTAG
- the rimP gene encoding ribosome maturation factor RimP has protein sequence MKLSTKVTELTNIIAPAVAACDVALWGIEFAPQGNRSLLRIYIEALPEEQAQNKQVTIENCAAVNHQVSGILEVHDPIAGEFILEVSSPGFDRAFFSDEQMHAYVGQTVSLRLIQAIGEGDQKRRKATGTLDSIDANVLNLTSSDGQQFEIALSNIDKANLIYEDA, from the coding sequence ATGAAGCTTTCAACCAAAGTTACAGAACTGACCAATATTATTGCTCCTGCCGTCGCGGCTTGCGATGTGGCATTATGGGGTATCGAGTTTGCACCGCAAGGCAATCGCTCTTTATTACGCATCTATATTGAGGCATTGCCAGAAGAGCAGGCTCAAAATAAACAAGTAACCATTGAAAACTGTGCAGCAGTGAACCATCAAGTGAGCGGTATTCTTGAGGTTCATGATCCGATTGCTGGTGAGTTTATCTTAGAAGTCTCTTCACCAGGTTTCGACCGTGCATTCTTTTCCGATGAGCAGATGCATGCCTATGTTGGTCAAACCGTCAGCTTGCGTTTGATACAAGCGATTGGTGAAGGTGATCAAAAACGTCGCAAAGCGACAGGTACTTTAGATAGTATCGATGCAAATGTCTTAAATCTGACATCAAGCGATGGTCAGCAGTTTGAGATTGCGCTGAGTAATATTGATAAAGCCAATTTGATTTATGAAGATGCCTAA